Proteins co-encoded in one Nonomuraea helvata genomic window:
- a CDS encoding sulfite exporter TauE/SafE family protein, with amino-acid sequence MQSWLNVLTLFAGGAAAGLVAGTATCAAAQGGLLMGLVDGCHGRDPALVAWFLAGRLTSYSVAGALLGLLGSAVSLPPRARAALLVAAGVTMIVFAVRLMRRGRCATPVSADAPSRYQAPLLGAATVLVPCGVTLGMEMIAVSSGSPVAGAAAMAGFVVGTAPAFALLGYVLRRLSRTRLARLAGVVAVAAGLWTIGAGINLGGWIGGPVGGPVGGPVGGPVGGTVGGTPPATGSGVQTVTIWATREGYRPAIVTARAGVPVDVVFKLADRGCTGTVTIGGRDIALPATVRLPPQPRGSLRYVCGMGMYTGLINFS; translated from the coding sequence GTGCAGTCGTGGTTGAACGTCCTCACCCTGTTCGCCGGTGGTGCCGCCGCCGGGCTCGTGGCGGGGACGGCCACGTGTGCCGCGGCGCAGGGCGGGCTGCTCATGGGTCTGGTCGACGGCTGCCACGGGCGCGATCCCGCATTGGTCGCCTGGTTCCTGGCGGGGCGGCTGACCTCGTACAGCGTGGCCGGAGCGCTGCTCGGGCTGCTCGGCTCGGCCGTCAGCCTGCCCCCGCGGGCGCGCGCGGCGCTGCTCGTCGCGGCCGGCGTGACGATGATCGTCTTCGCGGTCCGGCTGATGAGGCGGGGGCGCTGCGCGACTCCGGTCTCGGCTGACGCCCCCTCGCGGTACCAGGCGCCGCTGCTGGGCGCGGCCACCGTCCTGGTGCCCTGCGGGGTGACGCTCGGCATGGAGATGATCGCGGTCTCCAGCGGCTCCCCGGTCGCGGGGGCGGCGGCCATGGCGGGGTTCGTCGTCGGCACCGCTCCGGCGTTCGCGCTGCTCGGCTACGTGCTGCGGCGCCTCTCACGCACCCGGCTGGCCCGGCTGGCCGGGGTCGTGGCCGTCGCCGCCGGACTCTGGACCATCGGCGCCGGCATCAACCTGGGCGGCTGGATCGGCGGCCCGGTCGGTGGCCCGGTCGGTGGCCCGGTCGGTGGCCCGGTCGGTGGGACGGTCGGCGGCACCCCGCCCGCCACCGGGTCAGGCGTGCAGACCGTGACCATCTGGGCGACCCGCGAGGGCTACCGCCCGGCGATCGTGACGGCACGCGCGGGCGTGCCCGTCGATGTGGTGTTCAAGCTGGCGGACCGGGGATGCACCGGCACCGTCACGATCGGCGGGCGCGACATCGCGCTGCCGGCCACTGTGCGCCTGCCGCCGCAACCGCGGGGATCGCTGCGGTACGTGTGCGGGATGGGCATGTACACGGGCCTCATCAACTTCTCCTAG
- a CDS encoding sensor histidine kinase — protein MRRKYGFDPYLALIVAAAQFVVGMGASWGQREIPRVPIVGHPYAFALLLVGPLAILLHRRFPLLTTAAALGASDLFMAAGFPYGPSFISPGVLLFLLVTRGRRLMAWIMAGMTVLSFITYAWLIGNRGLFHSVWILTFIMLFMVVAELVRIVRERRAERERIAEEEARRQASEERLTMAQELHDVLAHNISLIHVQASTGLHLFEDNPEQARTALSTIKTASKEVLGELRSVLNVLREGAPRAPTAGLDRLDDLVERSGMDVTLKRVGSRPLPPAVERAAYRIVQEALTNAARHAPGSSVNVRLEYGERELAIRVADTGATTTPVLSEEGSGNGIPGMRERASALGGTLVAGPLSVNGGAGFQVEARLPLPEETS, from the coding sequence GTGCGTAGGAAGTACGGCTTCGACCCCTATCTGGCCCTCATCGTGGCAGCCGCCCAGTTCGTCGTCGGCATGGGCGCGTCCTGGGGGCAGCGGGAAATACCGCGGGTGCCGATCGTCGGCCACCCGTACGCCTTCGCGCTGCTGCTGGTCGGGCCGCTGGCGATCCTGCTGCACCGCCGCTTCCCGCTGCTCACCACCGCCGCCGCACTCGGCGCCTCCGACCTCTTCATGGCCGCCGGCTTTCCCTACGGCCCCAGCTTCATCAGCCCGGGAGTCCTGCTCTTCCTGCTGGTCACGCGGGGCAGGCGGCTGATGGCCTGGATCATGGCGGGGATGACGGTGCTGTCGTTCATCACCTACGCGTGGCTGATCGGCAACCGCGGCCTCTTCCACAGCGTGTGGATCCTGACGTTCATCATGCTGTTCATGGTCGTGGCCGAGCTGGTCAGGATCGTCAGGGAACGCCGGGCCGAGCGCGAGCGCATCGCCGAGGAGGAGGCCAGGCGGCAGGCCAGCGAGGAGCGCCTGACCATGGCGCAGGAGCTGCACGACGTGCTCGCGCACAACATCTCGCTGATCCACGTCCAGGCCTCCACCGGCCTCCACCTCTTCGAGGACAACCCGGAACAGGCCAGGACCGCTCTGTCCACCATCAAGACGGCGTCCAAAGAGGTTCTGGGTGAGTTGCGCTCAGTCCTGAACGTCCTGCGCGAAGGCGCTCCGCGTGCCCCCACGGCCGGGCTCGACCGCCTCGACGACCTGGTCGAGCGCTCGGGCATGGACGTGACGCTCAAGCGTGTCGGCTCGCGCCCGCTGCCGCCGGCGGTGGAGCGGGCCGCGTACCGGATCGTGCAGGAGGCGCTCACCAACGCCGCCAGGCACGCCCCCGGCTCGTCGGTGAACGTGCGGCTGGAGTACGGCGAGCGCGAGCTGGCCATCCGCGTCGCCGACACCGGCGCGACGACCACGCCCGTGCTGTCCGAGGAGGGCAGCGGCAACGGCATCCCCGGCATGCGCGAGCGGGCCTCCGCGCTGGGCGGCACGCTGGTCGCGGGCCCCCTGTCCGTTAACGGGGGCGCCGGTTTCCAGGTCGAGGCCCGGCTGCCACTACCCGAGGAGACTTCATGA
- a CDS encoding SHOCT domain-containing protein produces the protein MHSFWPIIPFFWGLFWVAVVGFAITARRRGWWGPRHTPAPASPASSTSSAEQILAERYARGEMSDDEYFERMSVLRGGAA, from the coding sequence ATGCACAGCTTCTGGCCGATCATCCCGTTCTTCTGGGGCCTGTTCTGGGTCGCCGTCGTCGGATTCGCCATCACCGCCCGGCGCAGGGGCTGGTGGGGGCCGCGTCACACGCCCGCCCCGGCCTCGCCTGCCTCGTCCACCTCGTCCGCGGAGCAGATCCTCGCCGAGCGGTACGCCCGCGGCGAGATGAGCGACGACGAGTACTTCGAGAGGATGTCCGTGCTCCGGGGCGGGGCAGCGTAA
- a CDS encoding helix-turn-helix domain-containing protein, producing the protein MDVTELSERIRSNDPAMGLRAVGALHRLAEQVEAVSVALAREQGWTWEQIGDALGMSRQSVHAKYGK; encoded by the coding sequence GTGGACGTAACAGAGCTCTCCGAGCGGATCAGGTCGAACGATCCGGCCATGGGGCTGCGGGCGGTGGGCGCGCTGCACCGGCTGGCCGAGCAGGTCGAGGCGGTGTCGGTGGCGCTGGCCAGGGAGCAGGGCTGGACCTGGGAGCAGATCGGCGACGCGCTCGGCATGTCACGGCAGTCGGTACACGCCAAATACGGGAAGTGA
- the ggt gene encoding gamma-glutamyltransferase, translating into MRRVLVPAAAVLVSLVSAPPVLAEPEQKVPVAEGYGGAVATVDLDASKAAVSVLRRGGNAVDAAVAAGAVLGVTEPYSAGLAGGGFMVYYDARQRKVFTIDGRETAPQAMTSTTFEGIPFDEGVTSGLSAGIPGTVANWDLALRKFGTISLKQALQPAIDVASKGFVVDQTFYDQTAANQARFKDFTSTAKLYLPNGAPPPVGSVFRNPELAATYRELGRRGPGWLYGGQLGKEIVATVKQPPVTPGSTRNVRPGLMELSDLRAYRALQREPTKISYHGKDVYGMAPPSSGGSTVGEALNILEALPQVGLHEYLEASRLAFADRGKYVGDIPGVPLKELLSDGFAKERACLIGDTALASPAAPGSPDGSNEPCAQPTGSSTPIADEGPETTHLVIADRWGNVIAYNLTIESTGGNGIVVPGRGVLLNNELTDFTFGPAPGDPNLPGPGKRPRSSMAPTLVFEHGRPVLAVGSPGGSTIITTVLQILVNRYEFGMNLPDALAAPRATQRNTAQTQAEQAFLDKYRAELEAKGHSFALNPEIGAATALEFVGRGRVQAVAEPVRRGGGSAMVVKP; encoded by the coding sequence ATGCGCCGAGTGCTAGTCCCTGCAGCAGCAGTCCTCGTCTCGCTCGTGTCGGCCCCACCCGTGCTGGCAGAGCCAGAGCAGAAAGTCCCGGTCGCGGAGGGGTACGGCGGTGCCGTCGCGACCGTCGACCTCGATGCCAGCAAGGCCGCCGTCTCCGTGCTCAGGAGGGGCGGCAACGCCGTGGACGCCGCCGTCGCGGCAGGCGCGGTGCTGGGCGTCACGGAGCCGTACTCCGCGGGCCTGGCCGGAGGCGGCTTCATGGTGTACTACGACGCCAGGCAGCGCAAGGTCTTCACGATCGACGGTCGCGAGACCGCCCCGCAGGCCATGACCTCGACCACGTTCGAGGGCATCCCGTTCGACGAGGGCGTCACCAGCGGCCTGTCGGCGGGCATCCCCGGCACGGTCGCGAACTGGGACCTGGCCCTACGGAAATTCGGCACGATCTCGCTCAAACAAGCACTCCAGCCCGCGATCGACGTGGCCTCCAAGGGCTTCGTCGTGGACCAGACCTTCTACGACCAGACCGCCGCGAACCAGGCCCGGTTCAAGGACTTCACCTCCACGGCCAAGCTCTACCTCCCGAACGGCGCCCCGCCGCCCGTCGGCTCGGTGTTCAGGAATCCGGAGCTGGCGGCCACGTACCGCGAGCTCGGCAGGCGCGGCCCCGGCTGGCTGTACGGCGGGCAACTCGGCAAGGAGATCGTGGCCACCGTCAAGCAGCCGCCGGTCACCCCCGGCAGCACCCGCAACGTCCGGCCGGGCCTGATGGAGCTGTCCGACCTGCGCGCCTACCGCGCGCTCCAGCGCGAGCCCACCAAGATCTCCTACCACGGCAAGGACGTGTACGGCATGGCGCCGCCGTCCTCCGGCGGCTCGACGGTCGGCGAGGCCCTGAACATCCTCGAGGCGCTGCCTCAGGTCGGGCTGCACGAATACCTGGAGGCCTCCAGGCTGGCCTTCGCCGACCGCGGCAAGTACGTCGGCGACATCCCCGGCGTGCCGCTCAAGGAGCTGCTGTCCGACGGCTTCGCCAAGGAGCGGGCCTGCCTGATCGGTGACACGGCGCTCGCCAGCCCGGCGGCGCCCGGCAGCCCGGACGGCTCGAACGAGCCCTGCGCCCAGCCCACCGGCAGCTCGACCCCGATCGCCGACGAGGGCCCCGAGACCACGCACCTGGTCATCGCCGACCGGTGGGGCAACGTGATCGCCTACAACCTGACGATCGAGTCCACCGGTGGCAACGGCATCGTGGTGCCGGGGCGCGGCGTGCTGCTCAACAACGAGCTGACCGACTTCACGTTCGGGCCGGCGCCCGGCGACCCCAACCTGCCCGGCCCCGGCAAGCGTCCGCGCTCGTCGATGGCGCCCACGCTGGTGTTCGAGCACGGCAGGCCGGTGCTCGCGGTCGGGTCGCCGGGCGGCTCGACCATCATCACGACCGTGCTGCAGATCCTGGTCAACCGGTACGAGTTCGGGATGAACCTGCCCGACGCGCTCGCCGCGCCCCGCGCCACGCAGCGCAACACCGCACAGACACAGGCAGAGCAGGCGTTCCTCGACAAGTACCGCGCCGAGCTGGAGGCCAAGGGGCACAGCTTCGCGCTCAACCCGGAGATCGGCGCGGCCACCGCGCTGGAGTTCGTCGGCAGGGGCCGGGTCCAGGCCGTCGCCGAGCCGGTCCGCCGCGGCGGCGGCAGCGCGATGGTGGTGAAGCCCTAG
- a CDS encoding NAD(P)H-binding protein yields MILVTGATGNVGRQVVHQLVGAGHPVRAMTRDPSCAALPPAVEVVKGDHETIDRCLDGVESVFLIWPFHTADLATGVVAAIRRHARRIVLLSSGAVRDQPDSAVGLSHNELEQRVEQSGLAWTMLWPSTFAANALWWRGQIRSGDVVRGGFGALKMAMLHERDIAAVAVRALTSDGHDGTRYVLTGPEALTQVEQVRIIGDALGRPLRWQELSRDEERQRLLADDDFPDSFVDALLDGYAQMLDGPPPVLTNTVEEVTGRPARSFAEWAKDHAGDF; encoded by the coding sequence ATGATTCTCGTAACAGGAGCCACAGGGAACGTCGGGCGCCAGGTCGTCCACCAGCTCGTCGGGGCGGGTCACCCCGTACGCGCCATGACCCGTGACCCGTCCTGTGCGGCCCTGCCCCCGGCCGTCGAGGTGGTCAAGGGCGACCACGAAACCATCGACCGGTGCCTGGACGGCGTGGAGTCCGTCTTCCTCATCTGGCCCTTCCACACCGCCGACCTCGCCACCGGCGTGGTCGCCGCGATCAGGCGGCACGCCCGCCGCATCGTCCTGCTCTCCTCGGGAGCGGTACGCGACCAGCCCGACTCGGCCGTCGGCCTGTCGCACAACGAGCTCGAGCAGCGCGTCGAGCAGTCGGGCCTGGCCTGGACCATGCTCTGGCCCAGCACGTTCGCCGCGAACGCGCTCTGGTGGCGCGGCCAGATCCGCTCGGGAGACGTGGTGCGGGGCGGGTTCGGCGCGCTGAAGATGGCCATGCTGCACGAACGCGACATCGCCGCCGTGGCCGTACGGGCGCTGACCTCGGACGGCCACGACGGCACCCGCTACGTGCTGACGGGGCCGGAGGCGCTGACCCAGGTCGAGCAGGTACGGATCATTGGCGACGCGCTCGGGCGCCCGCTGCGCTGGCAGGAACTCAGCCGGGATGAGGAGCGGCAGCGGCTGCTGGCCGACGACGACTTCCCGGACTCGTTCGTGGACGCCCTGCTCGACGGCTATGCGCAGATGCTCGACGGCCCGCCGCCGGTGCTGACGAACACGGTCGAGGAGGTCACCGGACGGCCCGCGCGGTCCTTCGCCGAGTGGGCGAAGGACCACGCGGGAGACTTCTAG
- a CDS encoding response regulator transcription factor produces MIKVLLADDQALVRAGFKALLDAQPDMTVVAEASDGAEAVRLSGEHQPDVVLMDIRMPGTDGLTATRQMPPGPHIIILTTFELDEYVFEALRGGASGFLVKDTEPAELIQAVRVVAAGEALLSPSVTRRLIAEYASRAKEPVASAGLDQLTEREREVLALVGTGMTNDEIAAKLFMSPATAKTHVSRTMMKLHARDRAQLVVIAYESGLVKPGWL; encoded by the coding sequence ATGATCAAGGTGCTGCTGGCCGACGACCAGGCGCTGGTCCGCGCCGGCTTCAAGGCGCTGCTGGACGCCCAGCCGGACATGACCGTGGTGGCCGAGGCGTCCGACGGCGCCGAGGCGGTCCGGCTTTCCGGCGAGCACCAGCCGGACGTGGTGCTCATGGACATCCGCATGCCGGGCACCGACGGCCTGACCGCCACCCGCCAGATGCCGCCGGGGCCGCACATCATCATCCTGACGACGTTCGAGCTGGACGAGTACGTCTTCGAGGCGCTGCGCGGCGGCGCCAGCGGCTTCCTGGTCAAGGACACCGAGCCGGCGGAGCTGATCCAGGCCGTCCGGGTGGTCGCGGCGGGCGAGGCGCTGCTGTCGCCGAGCGTGACGCGCCGCCTGATCGCCGAGTACGCCTCGCGCGCCAAGGAGCCGGTCGCATCCGCCGGGCTCGACCAGCTCACCGAGCGCGAACGCGAGGTGCTCGCCCTGGTCGGGACCGGCATGACGAACGACGAGATCGCGGCCAAGCTGTTCATGTCGCCGGCGACCGCGAAGACGCACGTGAGCCGGACCATGATGAAGCTGCACGCCCGCGACCGCGCCCAGCTCGTGGTCATCGCCTACGAGTCGGGCCTGGTCAAGCCCGGCTGGCTGTGA
- a CDS encoding Lrp/AsnC family transcriptional regulator, with product MESAELDAVDRGLVHALQLDGRAPFARIADVLGVSEQTVARRYRRLTAAGVIRVVGGLDGLLLGYTPWTIRVRCTPDAGTAIAEALARRPDTYWVHLLSGGTEISCFTQSPDAVLLEKLPRTSHVLGMTAHSLLRGFAVPGGWRGLACLTEEQADRLRPEPRTGSDGIVLREEDHRLVEVLAEDGRAGYAELARATGWSESTVKRRLNQLRASGALNIQLDYAPRLLGYHAEARLWMSVRPSELLHVATTLTGHPEISFAGVTTGPTNLLAAAVCRDNADLYRYLTERVSALDAVQTLETAPVLRTMKRTGVLLPRAYARPA from the coding sequence ATGGAATCCGCCGAACTGGACGCCGTCGACCGCGGCCTGGTGCACGCGCTCCAGCTCGACGGCCGCGCCCCCTTCGCCAGGATCGCCGACGTGCTGGGCGTCTCGGAGCAGACCGTGGCCCGCCGCTACCGCAGGCTCACCGCGGCGGGTGTGATCAGGGTGGTGGGCGGCCTCGACGGCCTGCTCCTCGGCTACACGCCCTGGACCATCCGCGTACGCTGCACCCCCGACGCCGGCACGGCCATCGCCGAGGCCCTGGCCAGGCGGCCCGACACGTACTGGGTGCACCTGCTGTCGGGCGGCACCGAGATCTCCTGCTTCACCCAGTCACCCGACGCGGTCCTGCTGGAGAAGCTGCCGAGGACGAGCCATGTCCTGGGCATGACCGCGCACTCGCTCCTGCGGGGCTTCGCCGTGCCGGGCGGCTGGCGGGGGCTGGCCTGCCTGACGGAGGAGCAGGCCGACCGGCTGCGCCCCGAGCCGCGTACCGGATCGGACGGCATCGTCCTGCGGGAGGAGGACCACCGCCTCGTGGAGGTGCTGGCAGAGGACGGCCGGGCCGGGTACGCGGAGCTGGCCAGGGCCACCGGCTGGTCGGAGTCCACCGTCAAGCGCCGCCTCAACCAGCTCAGGGCGTCCGGCGCGCTCAACATCCAGCTCGACTACGCCCCCAGGCTGCTCGGCTACCACGCCGAGGCCAGGCTGTGGATGTCCGTACGCCCCTCCGAGCTCCTCCACGTGGCCACCACCCTCACGGGCCATCCGGAGATCTCCTTCGCCGGCGTCACCACCGGCCCGACGAACCTCCTCGCCGCCGCCGTCTGCCGCGACAACGCCGACCTCTACCGCTACCTCACCGAACGGGTCAGCGCCCTGGACGCCGTCCAGACGCTCGAGACCGCCCCCGTCCTCCGGACGATGAAACGCACCGGTGTCCTACTTCCGCGGGCGTACGCCCGGCCCGCATGA
- a CDS encoding Clp protease N-terminal domain-containing protein: protein MFGFEKSKFGVILKGAFEEARQRGDRRVGTEHLLLGALHDADLARALGVDVAGARAALEELDRAALRMLGLEVGDMPRTPRKHPPVPSTGLTSSARAVINQAIKGTTMKTRAAEGPRHLVLTLLAQGRPDPVAHLIDQLGIDRAAVRSRVA, encoded by the coding sequence ATGTTCGGCTTCGAGAAGAGCAAGTTCGGTGTGATCCTCAAGGGCGCGTTCGAGGAGGCCAGGCAGCGGGGCGACCGCCGGGTGGGCACCGAGCACCTGCTGCTCGGCGCCCTGCACGACGCGGACCTCGCCCGGGCGCTCGGCGTGGACGTGGCAGGCGCGCGGGCCGCGCTCGAGGAGCTCGACCGGGCGGCGCTGCGCATGCTCGGCCTGGAGGTCGGCGACATGCCGCGGACGCCGCGCAAGCACCCGCCGGTCCCGAGCACCGGGCTCACGTCGAGCGCCCGCGCGGTCATCAACCAGGCGATCAAGGGCACGACGATGAAGACCAGGGCGGCCGAGGGGCCGCGGCACCTGGTGCTGACCTTGCTCGCGCAGGGCCGGCCCGACCCGGTGGCGCACCTGATCGACCAACTCGGCATCGACCGCGCCGCGGTGCGCAGCCGCGTCGCCTGA
- a CDS encoding class I SAM-dependent methyltransferase, with product MRRTYDDLVQEAATVSVDGWDFSWLDGRASEERPSWGYARLLGERMATAEAALDIQTGGGEVLAGLPKLPPVAVATESWPPNLALAASRLRPRGARVVADDGGSCLPFRSGTFDLVSSRHPVRTWWGEIARVLRSGGAYLSQQIGPRSVFELAEFFLGPLDGSARDPRAAKEEAEASGLEVVDLRLERLRMEFHDVGAVIYFLRKVIWIVPGFSVERYADRLRDLHDRIEQEGPFVAHSSRVLIEARRPAQ from the coding sequence ATGCGCCGCACGTATGACGACCTTGTCCAGGAGGCAGCCACGGTCTCCGTGGACGGCTGGGACTTCTCCTGGCTCGACGGCCGGGCCAGCGAGGAGCGGCCCTCCTGGGGCTATGCCCGCCTCCTGGGCGAGCGCATGGCCACGGCCGAGGCCGCGCTCGACATCCAGACCGGAGGAGGCGAGGTCCTCGCAGGCCTGCCGAAGCTGCCGCCGGTGGCCGTGGCCACCGAGTCCTGGCCGCCCAACCTCGCGCTCGCCGCGTCCCGGCTGCGACCACGGGGAGCTCGGGTGGTGGCCGACGACGGCGGGTCATGCCTGCCGTTCAGGAGCGGGACCTTCGACCTGGTGAGCAGCCGCCACCCCGTGCGGACGTGGTGGGGTGAGATCGCCCGCGTGCTGCGGTCCGGCGGGGCCTACCTCTCCCAGCAGATCGGCCCCAGGAGCGTCTTCGAGCTGGCCGAGTTCTTCCTGGGGCCGCTGGACGGCTCGGCCCGCGATCCCAGAGCCGCCAAGGAGGAGGCGGAGGCCTCCGGGCTGGAGGTCGTGGACCTGCGGCTCGAGCGGCTGCGGATGGAGTTCCACGACGTCGGGGCGGTGATCTACTTCCTGCGGAAGGTGATCTGGATCGTGCCGGGCTTCTCGGTCGAGCGCTACGCGGACAGGCTGCGCGACCTGCACGACCGGATCGAGCAGGAGGGGCCGTTCGTGGCCCACTCCTCACGGGTCCTCATCGAGGCGAGGCGGCCCGCTCAGTAG
- a CDS encoding FAD-dependent monooxygenase has translation MEDVLIVGAGPVGLMLACELGLAGVRPIVLEKRPEPSELPRANGLGGQIVELLDHRGLLERFSEGSPFAGRAPGFPFGSVPLRFAGIEDVPLRLLMIQQPRLERLLAERAVELGAEIRRGCQVLSLTQDAEGVTLDLVDRPHGSGRRVRARYVVGCDGGRSLVRKPAGIGFPGTTDPEVLRLGHFAADVSVFESPQLDGLEPGWNRTPHGRLLLTSLQHGVLIAGVREKGGPPDGPVTPEDFGAAVRRVLGRDLPLGEPVWLSSTVSQARLADRYRAGRVFLAGDAAHLFPAGGSALNVGMTDAANLGWKLAATLLGRAPEGLLDTYESERRPVAERALMQTRAQSALDRLEGEDGAALRELLTEVFAFEQPLRHLAGLLHDSGVRYDAAPAPHTGSGSDPGSGSGRGSGAEAVHPLVGRFAPDLALADGRRLAELMRAGRPVLLDLGCGAVLDDDWIDVVRARADDAPTDALLIRPDGYVAWAGADGLRQAAEEWFKLTASRA, from the coding sequence ATGGAAGATGTGCTGATTGTGGGGGCGGGTCCCGTGGGGCTCATGCTCGCGTGCGAGCTGGGCCTTGCCGGCGTCCGCCCGATCGTGCTGGAGAAGAGACCGGAGCCGAGCGAGCTGCCCAGGGCCAACGGCCTGGGCGGACAGATCGTCGAGCTCCTCGACCACCGGGGCCTGCTGGAGCGCTTCAGCGAGGGCAGCCCGTTCGCGGGCCGGGCGCCCGGATTCCCGTTCGGCTCGGTGCCGCTGCGCTTCGCGGGCATCGAGGACGTGCCGTTACGGCTGCTGATGATCCAGCAGCCGCGCCTGGAGAGGCTGCTCGCCGAGCGGGCGGTGGAGCTCGGAGCCGAGATCAGGAGAGGCTGCCAGGTGCTCTCGCTCACCCAGGACGCCGAGGGGGTGACGCTCGACCTCGTGGACAGGCCCCACGGAAGCGGCCGTCGCGTCCGGGCCCGCTACGTGGTCGGCTGCGACGGCGGGCGCAGCCTGGTGCGGAAGCCGGCCGGGATCGGCTTCCCCGGCACGACCGACCCTGAGGTGCTGCGGCTCGGGCACTTCGCCGCCGACGTGAGCGTGTTCGAGTCACCACAGCTGGACGGCCTCGAACCGGGCTGGAACCGCACCCCGCACGGTCGCCTGCTGCTCACCTCGCTCCAGCACGGCGTGCTGATCGCCGGTGTGCGCGAGAAGGGCGGGCCGCCCGACGGACCCGTGACGCCCGAGGACTTCGGCGCGGCCGTGCGGCGGGTGCTCGGCCGCGACCTGCCGCTGGGCGAGCCGGTCTGGCTGTCGAGCACGGTCTCCCAGGCCAGGCTGGCCGACCGGTACCGGGCGGGGAGGGTGTTCCTGGCCGGGGACGCCGCGCACCTGTTCCCGGCAGGCGGCTCGGCGCTCAACGTGGGCATGACGGACGCGGCCAACCTCGGCTGGAAGCTGGCCGCCACCCTCCTCGGCCGGGCGCCGGAAGGGCTCCTGGACACGTACGAGTCCGAGCGTCGGCCGGTGGCCGAGCGGGCTCTCATGCAGACCCGCGCGCAGTCGGCGCTCGACCGGCTGGAGGGCGAGGACGGCGCGGCGCTGCGGGAACTGCTCACCGAGGTGTTCGCCTTCGAGCAGCCACTGCGCCACCTCGCCGGTCTGCTGCACGACTCGGGCGTCCGGTACGACGCGGCTCCCGCCCCGCACACCGGCTCCGGCTCGGACCCCGGCTCCGGCTCAGGCCGCGGGTCTGGTGCAGAGGCCGTGCACCCGCTGGTGGGCCGGTTCGCTCCCGACCTGGCGCTGGCCGACGGGCGGCGGCTGGCCGAGCTGATGCGCGCGGGCAGGCCCGTGCTGCTCGACCTCGGCTGCGGCGCGGTGCTCGACGACGACTGGATCGACGTGGTGAGGGCCCGCGCCGACGACGCACCCACCGACGCCCTGCTGATCCGCCCCGACGGCTACGTCGCCTGGGCAGGCGCGGACGGGCTCAGGCAAGCAGCCGAAGAGTGGTTCAAACTCACAGCCAGCCGGGCTTGA